The following DNA comes from Flavobacteriales bacterium.
TTCAAGTGAATGATCCTCGATTAGAGAAAGAGGTTTTTGGATTAAAATTTAAAAACCCAGTGGGTATTGCTGCTGGTTTTGACAAAAACGCTGTATTGGTTGATGAATTAGAGAATTATGGTTTTGGGTTTATTGAAATTGGTACTGTAACACCTAAACCCCAAGTAGGGAACTCTAAAAAGCGATTGTTTAGACTAAAAAAAGATCAAGCTCTAATCAACAGGATGGGATTCAATAATCTTGGAGCTGATGCTGCTGCTCAACAATTAAAAAAGCGAAAAACGAAATTGATTATTGGCGGAAACATAGGTAAAAATACTGCGACACTAAATAAGGATGCTAAACCTGATTATGTCTATAATTTTAACGCGCTATATGACCATGTTGATTATTTTGTTGTCAATGTTAGCTGTCCTAATGTTAAAGACTTAACTAAACTACAAGACGTTGATTTTTTAGAAGATTTATTAACGACATTAAAAGCTATTGATCAAGAGAAAGGTAAAAACAGACCCATTCTTTTAAAAATTGCTCCTGATTTAAATCGTCAGCAACTGGACGATATTATCGAATTAATTGCTACAACAAAAATTGAAGGGGTTATTGCTGCCAATACTTCTTCTGGTAGAGCCAACCTTACAACTAGTCAAGAAGAAATTGTAGCTATTGGCAATGGTGGTTTAAGTGGGCAACCTATTAGGGATAACGCTACTGAAGTGATTCGTTACCTAGCAGAAAAATCAAACAAAGCTTTCCCTATAATTGGTGTAGGAGGAATTCATTCAGCTGCTGATGCACTTGAAAAACTTGAAGCTGGGGCTGACCTGATTCAAGTATATACTGGCTTTATATACGAGGGACCAAAGTTGGTTAAAGACATCAACAAAGCCATTTTAAACGCATAGTTAGCACTTTATTCCTAGGTTACTCACCATTTATTTAAATAGACTTATCATTTATTTAATAGATATCTCGCATTTAATTTGTATTTATGCAGTGTAGTTGGCTTCCCCTTAACAGAGCAACAAGAGCAACAAATGAAGTTAACGCTAACTATATATATCATCTTATTACTTGAATTCAGTTCATGGGGGCAGGATTTTATCAGTTCTATAGCCACGACTTCTATTACGAGTAAAGTTATTGTTCTAATAACATTGGCTGCTGTAGCCATACACAACTATATTAAATGGCTTAACGAAAACAAGCGAACTGACCCTTAAAATCTTATTTTTTTCGTATATTAATCCTAAAGAAAAAAAATCATGACAGAAAAGGAAAAATTATACGAAACTCTTGGTGAATTACTATTTGTTGTCGCTAAAGCTGATGGCGTAATTCAAGAAGAAGAAAAAGAAGCCCTTAACCAACTGCTAGCAAATCATTCTGCTGAACACGAAATTAAATGGTCTTTTAATTATGAGGCTAATAAAAATAATTCTGTAGAGGAAGTCTATAAAAAAGCAATTAGCTTTTGCCAACACTATGGGCCTGCACCAGAATATAAAGAGTTCTTAGAAGCTATGAAAACAATTGCTGATGCAACCAATGGAATTGCACCACAAGAATCTAAAGTCATCAACTCTTTTTCAAACGATTTGCTAGAACGTTTTCAAAAAGATTTAGCGCAATAGTTTAAGATTCATTCTTACATTGCTTTATTGTACTTATATTTGTTTTTCTAAACGAAACCAAAAACTATGGCCGAAAAAAAGCTTTTTTTACTGGATGCTTTTGCATTGATTTATAGAGCGCATTTTGCATTTGCACGTAACCCAAGAATCAACTCTAAAGGTTTAAACACCTCTGCTATTTTAGGGTTTACCAATGCAATGCTAGATATTATTAACAATCAAAAGCCTACACATATTGCCGTAGTTTTTGATGCTCCAGGTGGTTCAGTTAGAAACGACTATTTTCCTGAATACAAAGCACATCGTGACGAAATGCCTGAGGACATTCGATTAGCTATTCCTTATATTTTAGAAGTTATTGAGGGGTTTAACATCCCTACTCTAAAAGCTGTAGGATTTGAAGCTGATGACGTTATTGGAACATTAGCTAAAAAAGCTGAAAAAGAAGGGTTTCAAACTTATATGATGACACCTGATAAAGATTTTGCTCAATTGGTTTCGGAAAACATCTTTATGTATCGACCTGGGAGAATGGGAAAACCTGCTGAAGTATGGGGAATTCCTGAAGTACAGGAAAAATTTGAAGTTGAATCTCCCCTACAAGTCATTGATATTTTAGGTCTTTGGGGAGATGCCGCCGACAACATCCCTGGGATACCTGGTATTGGGGAAAAAACTTCTAAAAAGCTAGTTGCCCAATATGGTAGCGTCGAAGGATTAATTGAGCATGTTGATGAGTTAAAAGGGAAGCAGAAAGAGAATGTGATCAATTTTGCTGAACAAGGATTACTCTCCAAAAAACTTGCAACCATTCTACTGGATGCCCCTGTTGAATTTGATGAAAAAGCATTGGTATTGGAAGCGCCCAACAAAGAGGCTTTAATTTCTTTATTTGGCCAGTTGGAATTTAGAACAATGGCTAAACGTGTTTTTGGTGAAGAAATTGCGATTACTCAACCTTCTGAGGGACAAATGGATTTATTTGCAACAACTGCTGCAACTAGCGAAGCTACAGACAATCAAGAGCCTGTTGTTGAGCCAACTGTTAAGACCATAGAAAACACAAAACATGATTACCAACTTATTGAATCAATTGCTGATACTAAAACGTTAATCAGTAAACTTCAAGCCCAAAAGTTTGTTTGCTTTGATACGGAAACTTCAAGTTTAAACCCTCTTAGCACACAGCTATTAGGAATTGCTTTTTCTTATCAAGCTGGCACTGGTTTTTACCTTTCAATGCTCAATGATATTGAGGAAAAACTTGAATTATTACGCCCATTTTTTATCAATAAAGGTATTATTAAAATTGCACATAATTTTAAGTTTGATGCTGCCGTGTTGCACCAAAACAACATTGAGATCAAAGGAATCAACTTTGATACTATGGTGGCTCATTATCTTTTAGAACCTGATATGAAACACAGTATGGATTATCTTGCTGAAGTTTACCTTAACTATAAACCTGTTTCGATAGAAACGTTGATTGGAAAAAAAGGGAAAAACCAAAAAAGCATGGCTGACTTAACTCCTGAAGAGATTTATGAGTATGCTTGTGAAGATGCTGATATTACCTTTCAATTGTATGAGGTTTTAAAACAAAAAATTGGCACACCTTATTTAATGGACTTATTCTATAATATGGAAATGCCATTGAACACTGTCTTAATGAAAATGGAAGCGGAGGGTATCCGTCTAGATACCGCTGCGTTGAATTCTTTTTCTACAGAGTTAGGAGAAGATTTAATCAATTTAGAAAAAGAGATTATCGAATTGGCTGGCACCGATTTTAATGTGGACTCTCCTAAACAACTGGGTGCCATTTTATTTGACGTTTTAGCCATTGACAGCAAGGCTAAGAAAACAAAAACTGGTCAGTATAAAACTGACGAGCAAACCTTAACTAAGTTAATTGGTAAACATGAGATTATTCCTTTGATTTTGGAATACCGTAAGATTAAAAAGTTAAAATCGACTTATGTGGATACCCTGCCTGAATTAGTTGATGCGAATTCCAATAGAATTCATACCACCTACATGCAAACGGTGGCAGCTACTGGACGTTTAAGCTCTAATAACCCTAACTTACAGAACATTCCTATTCGTTCGGAAAAAGGGAAAGAGATTCGTAAAGCTTTTATTGCTAAAGGAGAAAACTATACTTTACTAGCTGCCGATTACTCTCAAATTGAATTGAGAATTATTGCTGCTTTGAGTGGTGACGAACACATGATTGAGGCTTTTAAAAATGGAGAAGATATCCACCGCGCTACTGCTGCTAAGGTCTTTCATGTAGAAGCTCAAGAAGTTACTCCTGATATGAGAAGTAAAGCTAAGATGGTCAATTTTGGAATCATCTATGGAATTTCTGCTTTTGGATTATCGCAACGTTTAAATATTTCGCGTAAGGAAGCTAAAGAGATTATTGACAGCTATTTTGAGCAATATCCTAAGATTAAAGCTTTTATGGACAATTCTATTGCTTTTGCTCGTGATCATGGTTATGTAGAAACAATCAGACAACGTCGTAGGTATTTAAAAGACATTAACTCTTCTAATGGGGTAATGCGTGGTTTTGCTGAACGAAATGCAATTAACGCTCCTATTCAAGGTTCTGCTGCTGACATTATTAAGCTGGCTATGATTAAAGTGGATGAAGCACTTTCTAAACAGAATTTACAAACCAAAATGCTTTTACAAGTACATGATGAATTGATCTTCGATTTATACAAACCAGAAGAAGAGGTGGTAAAACAATTGGTAAAAGACTGTATGGAAAATGCTTTAAAATTTGAAGTTCCTCTAACTGTAGAAATGGGAATTGCTGACAATTGGCTGGAAGCGCATTGATAGCAAACATAGTGAGTTTTAGTATTGTTCAAAAACAACTATTTTACAAGTCATAATGCAAGGAGTTTATCTAACACCAAAGAACTATGGATATAGCTCTATAGTCATTTTTATACTATACCTTATACTGAACTATTCTAATAGTTTTATAGGGCTCAAAAATACTGTAATTGCTTTAGTACTAGTTAAGCTATTGGTGCTTATTTCTGGAATATCCATTGGGTATATAGGAATAAGAAAAAGTACGCGAAAGAAAGTCTCTCTCCTTGGGCTCACCCTTAATGCTTTGGCGCTAATTTCCTACTCTTTGGGGTTAGTTATCGGGTTAACGAATGGATAAAGTACTTCTCCGTTCTAACAACACATTATAAACTTTAAGAAATCTTGGTAACCAGTTCATACTGGAGAGATGCACGATAGCGACATAAGCCACAAAGAACGGGAAGCTTAAGGATGATGATTGGGAAATGAAATTTCTATAAATTAAAGACAGGAATGTAGACACTTCACTCAACAATATAAAGCGGTAATTTCTATGTACCGAAAATTCCTAAATTCTACATACCGTACCCTAACTTATTTTTAACGCTCGACAGATTAAATGACATCACATGCTTTTTTTTGCTAAGTTTAGTAGATATGAAATTGCACTATTTATTCTTTTATATACTTATTATTTGTTATGGATGCAACTCTCCTCAAATTAACAGATCTATAGACACTGACAACGTATTAGATTACAAAGATGTTTTATTTAAGATACAGGATAGCCTACCTTTAATTGATTTAAAATTTAGTCAATCATCGAGAGAAGTTAAACATCAATTAGAAAAAAAAATTAATCAACGTATTTGTTTATCAGATTTCTATTTTAGAATAACCGACAATAACCAACTAATTCATAAGCTATGCGTTACAGGATATTGTCCTGAAAACTATATCCCTTGCACCTACCCCAAAGCTATCATTGAAATAGTAATAAATAGAAAAGGGATGTATTTATTTGAACGAGAAACTCTAGAAGATATCGAAAAATTAGACAGTTTAATTTTCTTTGAATTTTTTCAAAAGTATAACCAACCATTAAGAACTACTTTCGTTCAAGTAGACTGGTCTTTCAATAAAGCTGTAGAAACCCTGCCTAAGGGAGCTTTTTATAAAGCATTAAACAAAATAGAAAATGGCTACCTACTTGTTTATGACAGTTTATCGAGAAAGTCTTTCAACAAACAATTACATAACTTAAATATAAATGAATTAGATTCACTTCAATCTATTTTACCTTTTAAGATTAATGTTGGCGGTATTTACTATAGTATTCCTCCACCTCCTCCCCAAAAAGCAACCAAACTTAAAACTAGCTAGAACTGTGTATAATACGAATGTGCAACAGCTACTAGCATTAGCATGCATTTTTATTACACCCTACCTCTTTTTTGTGTTATACGAAAGGCAATATATGCATCAAGGAAGCTGAACCTTATGGGGCTCAATATTAAACTGGTCTTAAATTAAAAAAAATAATTAATAAGAAAATAATACCTACCCCAAAAAAGATCATCAATGGTATCCATGCAAATTTTGAATGATATTGTAGATCTCCAATATGATGTTTCCAAAATACTGAGGTTAGAATTATCCCCCCTAGTAAATTCAAGACCAATACAATTATTAGTTTAATTATTGAAGGGAGACCAAAAGATCTTTGATTAATTATGTATGTATAAACTAAAACTGTAACAACTGTTCCCAATATATTTTTTCCTACTCCTAATCTATATAAGTTAATTGAATATAGAATCATCCCCATAATTGGAGAAAAGAATGCCCCAATTAATATAGATGATTTTGAATAGATGTTTCTTTTTTCTTCAACATCAAAATTGTCTAACATCTCATCTTTCATTATTTCTCTTTTATCTCGTCAAAATGAATAGCTATATCTATACTTATCATTGTTAGTTTGCTAATTATGTTGTAATATATCAAAAGGGTAGTAGTGATTGTTTTTTTGGCATTACTGCCAATCGGAAAATAATCAACCCCAAAAAACAAATAGAGCTGCGAATAAACGTAGCCTGTAAGTGCTAAAAGCCTGAAATGGCAAAGGGAATACCTTGTAACCAAGGAGAGGGGTTCGGAGGAAGTCGAAGAAACAGAAAGGAAAGGTTACGAAAATACCTTATAAAAAATTCCAATCTATTTTTATGACTGGTCTCTGTATCTATTTTCATTTTCATCAAAATTTTGATAAACAGTTAATACAGGACCATAACTTTCGTCATCATTGTAATAATCAACTATAATTTTTTTATTAGGATACTTCATACAAAAGTAATTTGACCAAGCCATTTGCAAGAAACGACCTACTTTCTCAAAAACAGAATCATCAACTTCTTCTGTACAATGGGCAAAAACATCATAAATGTGCATTCTATTAATTTGTTTCTCAACTTCCGCATTATTTAGATTAGAGGACAATGTTTTATATACTTTTTCATCATAATTATCTGAGAAAAAAACGCATTCATTAACCTTTATTACAGAGGGAAAAATTAAGCTAGATATAATTAAAATTTCTTCAGGATAAATATTGTGACTTATATAATCTGAAAGTGATATTAAATCTGATTTTTCCCAATTATTTTTCCATTTATTAAAACGTTCTATTTTTTCGTAATCAATCATAAATTATCTATTGAAATGGTAACTCTTCAGGTCTAGCAGGAGGAGCTACTGCACCTGCTGTCATTCCTGTAAAAAACCAACCAAAGTTAAAAGCAAAATCCAACATATTTTCTGTTCGTATATCATTGACCATTTTCTGTTGAGATTCTTCTGAAAGTTGGAATCTAAAATCTTCATTAAGCACATCATCTGAAATATCTCCAATAGTAACACCCTCAGGATTAGACGTATGAATATATGAGCCAATGTATTTATGTAATTGATTTTTAGGTTTACCGGTATTCCATCTTATCAAGTCGTCACTAGAGACATTATCGAGTTTAGCAGCTATACTCCAATAAGTATCACCTCTCTTTAATTGATGAACAGAAGGTCTATTCGAATATTCAACACTAGACAATACAGATTCTTCCAACCCTTCTAACTCTACAGCATCTATTAACCTATTACTACTAAATTGATACGGTGTCAGTTCTAGATATTCGGGCTCCAACAGATCAGTAGCAAAAAATCTGTTTAATCTTACATCAGCCATTCTATATTTATAGTTCACACTATTCCCTTTAATCTCGTCATCACCCTCCTGTCCTTGGAATCCATACCTGTAATTCGCACCATTTCCCCGTCCACTCCTATTAGTTTGTAACATATTGAACGAGCCTTAGTCAGGAAAAAAACTATAATGTAACTCAAAAAAACCTAACTCATTTCTAGATAAAAAATCATGATCTGTATGATTATCAAAAACAGTTCTCACATTTTTTTCTGTAAAATACATTTCTTTGTAATTAGAGTCAATATACCTATAAAACTTCCATGGAGATGTTTTTATTCTATTATTTATTAATGGTGCAAAGTCATACCTGATTTCTCTTCCATCTTCAAAAATATAGTCACATCCACTTCCATGAAATGAAAAGTTCACTCTTTTGTTTTTATAGATAAAGCTCCCCTTAGATCCTAATTCTCTAGAAAATTTAAAAGGATCTTCTATAAAGTTTTTTTTATCATAATTATATTTTAAAATTAAATATGAATTAAGTTTTTTTATCATAATGGCATAATCGATAAAAAGCGATTCTATTTTTTTATTCATAATAAATTATTTTATTGTCCTATTAAAGTATCAAATGAACCATCAATAACATCTTCCATCTTTGACTTGTACATTTCTTTAGCTTTATCTTCTGATCAGTTATAACTGCTCTCACATTTACCAACCTACATTACTTTACAAAAGTCTTTTCCTAAAACAGGAGAAAACTAGAGAACAACGGCTATCCCCAATTCAATATTTCAAATTCAATACAAACCACGTTTGGCTTGTATTTTTAAAAAGAACTTATTTACAGTATTTTAACTTTTTGAACTTGCTGTTTTAGGCTGATGTTACACTACCAGATACAGCCTCGTTGAATAAACGAGGACGAGGCAGGTGTTA
Coding sequences within:
- a CDS encoding quinone-dependent dihydroorotate dehydrogenase, translating into MYKLIIRPILFLFDPEKIHHFTFKFIKISAPITGWLNRLTFQVNDPRLEKEVFGLKFKNPVGIAAGFDKNAVLVDELENYGFGFIEIGTVTPKPQVGNSKKRLFRLKKDQALINRMGFNNLGADAAAQQLKKRKTKLIIGGNIGKNTATLNKDAKPDYVYNFNALYDHVDYFVVNVSCPNVKDLTKLQDVDFLEDLLTTLKAIDQEKGKNRPILLKIAPDLNRQQLDDIIELIATTKIEGVIAANTSSGRANLTTSQEEIVAIGNGGLSGQPIRDNATEVIRYLAEKSNKAFPIIGVGGIHSAADALEKLEAGADLIQVYTGFIYEGPKLVKDINKAILNA
- a CDS encoding TerB family tellurite resistance protein, whose protein sequence is MTEKEKLYETLGELLFVVAKADGVIQEEEKEALNQLLANHSAEHEIKWSFNYEANKNNSVEEVYKKAISFCQHYGPAPEYKEFLEAMKTIADATNGIAPQESKVINSFSNDLLERFQKDLAQ
- a CDS encoding LysM peptidoglycan-binding domain-containing protein encodes the protein MLQTNRSGRGNGANYRYGFQGQEGDDEIKGNSVNYKYRMADVRLNRFFATDLLEPEYLELTPYQFSSNRLIDAVELEGLEESVLSSVEYSNRPSVHQLKRGDTYWSIAAKLDNVSSDDLIRWNTGKPKNQLHKYIGSYIHTSNPEGVTIGDISDDVLNEDFRFQLSEESQQKMVNDIRTENMLDFAFNFGWFFTGMTAGAVAPPARPEELPFQ
- the polA gene encoding DNA polymerase I; amino-acid sequence: MAEKKLFLLDAFALIYRAHFAFARNPRINSKGLNTSAILGFTNAMLDIINNQKPTHIAVVFDAPGGSVRNDYFPEYKAHRDEMPEDIRLAIPYILEVIEGFNIPTLKAVGFEADDVIGTLAKKAEKEGFQTYMMTPDKDFAQLVSENIFMYRPGRMGKPAEVWGIPEVQEKFEVESPLQVIDILGLWGDAADNIPGIPGIGEKTSKKLVAQYGSVEGLIEHVDELKGKQKENVINFAEQGLLSKKLATILLDAPVEFDEKALVLEAPNKEALISLFGQLEFRTMAKRVFGEEIAITQPSEGQMDLFATTAATSEATDNQEPVVEPTVKTIENTKHDYQLIESIADTKTLISKLQAQKFVCFDTETSSLNPLSTQLLGIAFSYQAGTGFYLSMLNDIEEKLELLRPFFINKGIIKIAHNFKFDAAVLHQNNIEIKGINFDTMVAHYLLEPDMKHSMDYLAEVYLNYKPVSIETLIGKKGKNQKSMADLTPEEIYEYACEDADITFQLYEVLKQKIGTPYLMDLFYNMEMPLNTVLMKMEAEGIRLDTAALNSFSTELGEDLINLEKEIIELAGTDFNVDSPKQLGAILFDVLAIDSKAKKTKTGQYKTDEQTLTKLIGKHEIIPLILEYRKIKKLKSTYVDTLPELVDANSNRIHTTYMQTVAATGRLSSNNPNLQNIPIRSEKGKEIRKAFIAKGENYTLLAADYSQIELRIIAALSGDEHMIEAFKNGEDIHRATAAKVFHVEAQEVTPDMRSKAKMVNFGIIYGISAFGLSQRLNISRKEAKEIIDSYFEQYPKIKAFMDNSIAFARDHGYVETIRQRRRYLKDINSSNGVMRGFAERNAINAPIQGSAADIIKLAMIKVDEALSKQNLQTKMLLQVHDELIFDLYKPEEEVVKQLVKDCMENALKFEVPLTVEMGIADNWLEAH